The following are encoded in a window of Falco biarmicus isolate bFalBia1 chromosome 8, bFalBia1.pri, whole genome shotgun sequence genomic DNA:
- the GALNT3 gene encoding polypeptide N-acetylgalactosaminyltransferase 3 isoform X2, which produces MALKKTPKLFKKLFFHWKLWKFSIIVFVFLIFLFLLQREVGIQDFKDEGIEPVVGKKSHVLGLVLNAMNNIKGAKPKMQIKAPVRQTKIPGERHCLPGHYTAVELKPFLDRPFQDPNAPGASGKGFKTINLNSEEQKEKQHGEEKHCFNAFASDRISLHRDLGPDTRPPECIEQKFKRCPPLPTTSVIIVFHNEAWSTLLRTVHSVMYTSPAILLKEIILVDDASVDEYLHDKLDEYVKQFRIVKVVRQKERKGLITARLLGASVATGETLTFLDAHCECFYGWLEPLLARIAENPVAVVSPDIASIDLNTFEFNKPSPYVHSHNRGNFDWSLSFGWESIPEDENKRRKDETYPIRTPTFAGGLFSISKDYFEHIGGYDEEMEIWGGENIEMSFRVWQCGGQLEIMPCSVVGHVFRSKSPHTFPKGTQVITRNQVRLAEVWMDEYKEIFYRRNTEAAKIVKQKTFGDISKRLDLRQRLQCKNFTWYLRNVYPEAYVPDLNPLFFGYLKNTGNRMCLDVGEHNHGGKPLIMYSCHGLGGNQDSHYQGRCWWESGQWETKWPGLSHLPYHACSLIV; this is translated from the exons atggctttgaaaaaaacacctaaactattcaagaaattattttttcactggaaaCTTTGGAAGTTTAGCATTATTGTGTTTgtctttctgatatttttatttttattacaaagagAAGTGGGTATTCAAGACTTTAAAGATGAGGGGATTGAGCCAGTTGTTGGAAAGAAAAGTCATGTATTAGGTCTTGTGTTAAATGCTATGAACAATATCAAAGGTGCGAAGccaaaaatgcagataaaagcACCTGTTAGACAAACCAAGATTCCTGGAGAGAGACACTGTTTGCCAGGACACTATACTGCAGTGGAACTAAAACCCTTTCTGGATCGACCCTTTCAAGATCCTAATGCTCCTGGAGCTTCTGGTAAAGGATTTAAAACCATCAATTTAAattcagaagaacagaaagaaaaacagcacggagaagaaaaacattgttttaatgCATTTGCAAGTGATAGGATTTCTTTACACCGAGATCTTGGACCAGATACTCGACCTCCTGA ATGTATTGAACAAAAGTTTAAGCGTTGCCCGCCGTTGCCAACCACAAGTGTTATAATAGTTTTTCATAATGAAGCCTGGTCCACTCTGCTCAGAACTGTTCACAGTGTGATGTATACATCTCCTGCAATACTgctaaaggaaattattttggtgGACGATGCCAGTGTAGATG aatATTTGCATGATAAACTAGATGAATATGTGAAACAATTTCGAATAGTTAAAGTAGTCcgtcaaaaggaaagaaaaggtctAATCACAGCACGATTGTTGGGAGCTTCAGTAGCAACAGGAGAGACCCTTACCTTTCTGGATGCTCATT GTGAATGCTTTTACGGCTGGTTAGAGCCGTTATTGGCAAGAATAGCTGAGAACCCTGTTGCTGTTGTAAGCCCTGATATTGCTTCTATAGATCTCAATACTTTTGAATTCAATAAACCATCTCCTTACGTGCATAGCCACAACAGAGGAAATTTTGATTGGAGTTTGTCATTTGGATGGGAATCTATTcctgaagatgaaaataaaagaagaaaagatgaaaccTATCCCATTAG AACACCTACTTTTGCTGGAGGTCTCTTTTCAATATCAAAAGACTACTTTGAACACATTGGAGGCTATgatgaagaaatggaaatatggGGAGGTGAAAATATAGAAATGTCTTTCAGA GTATGGCAATGTGGTGGACAGTTGGAGATCATGCCTTGCTCTGTTGTTGGCCATGTCTTTCGCAGCAAGAGTCCCCATACTTTCCCAAAAGGTACTCAAGTGATCACACGTAATCAAGTCCGCCTTGCAGAAGTGTGGATGGatgaatataaagaaatattttaccgAAGAAACACAGAGGCAGCAAAAATTGTGAAACAA AAAACTTTTGGAGACATCTCAAAAAGACTTGACTTAAGGCAGCGTCTGCAGTGTAAAAATTTTACCTGGTATCTCAGAAATGTTTATCCAGAAGCATATGTGCCAGACCTAAATCCTTTGTTTTTTGGATAC TTAAAAAATACAGGTAATCGCATGTGTCTGGATGTTGGTGAACATAACCATGGTGGCAAACCGTTGATTATGTATTCTTGTCATGGACTTGGAGGAAATCAG GACTCGCACTATCAAGGAAGATGTTGGTGGGAATCCGGCCAATGGGAGACCAAGTGGCCAGGCCTGAGCCACCTTCCTTATCATGCTTGCAGCCTCATAGTGTGA
- the GALNT3 gene encoding polypeptide N-acetylgalactosaminyltransferase 3 isoform X1, with amino-acid sequence MALKKTPKLFKKLFFHWKLWKFSIIVFVFLIFLFLLQREVGIQDFKDEGIEPVVGKKSHVLGLVLNAMNNIKGAKPKMQIKAPVRQTKIPGERHCLPGHYTAVELKPFLDRPFQDPNAPGASGKGFKTINLNSEEQKEKQHGEEKHCFNAFASDRISLHRDLGPDTRPPECIEQKFKRCPPLPTTSVIIVFHNEAWSTLLRTVHSVMYTSPAILLKEIILVDDASVDEYLHDKLDEYVKQFRIVKVVRQKERKGLITARLLGASVATGETLTFLDAHCECFYGWLEPLLARIAENPVAVVSPDIASIDLNTFEFNKPSPYVHSHNRGNFDWSLSFGWESIPEDENKRRKDETYPIRTPTFAGGLFSISKDYFEHIGGYDEEMEIWGGENIEMSFRVWQCGGQLEIMPCSVVGHVFRSKSPHTFPKGTQVITRNQVRLAEVWMDEYKEIFYRRNTEAAKIVKQKTFGDISKRLDLRQRLQCKNFTWYLRNVYPEAYVPDLNPLFFGYLKNTGNRMCLDVGEHNHGGKPLIMYSCHGLGGNQYFEYSARHEIRHNIQKELCLHASKGPVQLRECNYKGQKTFAVGEEQWLHQKDQTLYNAALHMCLTGNGEHPSLASCNPSDPFQKWIFGQNN; translated from the exons atggctttgaaaaaaacacctaaactattcaagaaattattttttcactggaaaCTTTGGAAGTTTAGCATTATTGTGTTTgtctttctgatatttttatttttattacaaagagAAGTGGGTATTCAAGACTTTAAAGATGAGGGGATTGAGCCAGTTGTTGGAAAGAAAAGTCATGTATTAGGTCTTGTGTTAAATGCTATGAACAATATCAAAGGTGCGAAGccaaaaatgcagataaaagcACCTGTTAGACAAACCAAGATTCCTGGAGAGAGACACTGTTTGCCAGGACACTATACTGCAGTGGAACTAAAACCCTTTCTGGATCGACCCTTTCAAGATCCTAATGCTCCTGGAGCTTCTGGTAAAGGATTTAAAACCATCAATTTAAattcagaagaacagaaagaaaaacagcacggagaagaaaaacattgttttaatgCATTTGCAAGTGATAGGATTTCTTTACACCGAGATCTTGGACCAGATACTCGACCTCCTGA ATGTATTGAACAAAAGTTTAAGCGTTGCCCGCCGTTGCCAACCACAAGTGTTATAATAGTTTTTCATAATGAAGCCTGGTCCACTCTGCTCAGAACTGTTCACAGTGTGATGTATACATCTCCTGCAATACTgctaaaggaaattattttggtgGACGATGCCAGTGTAGATG aatATTTGCATGATAAACTAGATGAATATGTGAAACAATTTCGAATAGTTAAAGTAGTCcgtcaaaaggaaagaaaaggtctAATCACAGCACGATTGTTGGGAGCTTCAGTAGCAACAGGAGAGACCCTTACCTTTCTGGATGCTCATT GTGAATGCTTTTACGGCTGGTTAGAGCCGTTATTGGCAAGAATAGCTGAGAACCCTGTTGCTGTTGTAAGCCCTGATATTGCTTCTATAGATCTCAATACTTTTGAATTCAATAAACCATCTCCTTACGTGCATAGCCACAACAGAGGAAATTTTGATTGGAGTTTGTCATTTGGATGGGAATCTATTcctgaagatgaaaataaaagaagaaaagatgaaaccTATCCCATTAG AACACCTACTTTTGCTGGAGGTCTCTTTTCAATATCAAAAGACTACTTTGAACACATTGGAGGCTATgatgaagaaatggaaatatggGGAGGTGAAAATATAGAAATGTCTTTCAGA GTATGGCAATGTGGTGGACAGTTGGAGATCATGCCTTGCTCTGTTGTTGGCCATGTCTTTCGCAGCAAGAGTCCCCATACTTTCCCAAAAGGTACTCAAGTGATCACACGTAATCAAGTCCGCCTTGCAGAAGTGTGGATGGatgaatataaagaaatattttaccgAAGAAACACAGAGGCAGCAAAAATTGTGAAACAA AAAACTTTTGGAGACATCTCAAAAAGACTTGACTTAAGGCAGCGTCTGCAGTGTAAAAATTTTACCTGGTATCTCAGAAATGTTTATCCAGAAGCATATGTGCCAGACCTAAATCCTTTGTTTTTTGGATAC TTAAAAAATACAGGTAATCGCATGTGTCTGGATGTTGGTGAACATAACCATGGTGGCAAACCGTTGATTATGTATTCTTGTCATGGACTTGGAGGAAATCAG taCTTTGAATATTCTGCACGCCATGAAATTCGACATAACATTCAGAAGGAGCTTTGTCTGCATGCTTCTAAAGGACCTGTGCAGCTTCGCGAATGTAACTACAAAGGCCAGAAAACCTTTGCTGTTGGGGAAGAGCAATGGCTGCATCAAAAG GATCAAACTCTGTACAATGCAGCACTACATATGTGCCTTACAGGAAATGGAGAGCATCCAAGTTTGGCATCCTGTAATCCATCAGACCCCTTCCAGAAGTGGATCTTTGGCCAGAACAATTAA